In Myotis daubentonii chromosome 16, mMyoDau2.1, whole genome shotgun sequence, one DNA window encodes the following:
- the SOST gene encoding sclerostin: MQLSLALCLVCLLVHAAFRVVEAQGWPAFKNDATEIIPELGEYPEPPPELENKTMNRAENGGRPPHHPYETKDASEYSCRELHFTRYVTDGPCRSAKPVTELVCSGQCGPARLLPNAISRGKWWRPNGPDFRCIPDRYRAQRVQLLCPGGAAPRARKVRLVASCKCKRLTRSHNQSELKDFGPEAARPQKGRKLRPRARGAKANQAELENAY; encoded by the exons ATGCAGCTCTCTCTTGCCCTGTGTCTCGTCTGCCTGCTGGTGCACGCAGCCTTCCGTGTGGTGGAGGCCCAGGGGTGGCCGGCCTTCAAGAACGACGCCACGGAAATCATCCCAGAGCTGGGCGAGTACCCCGAGCCCCCGCCAGAGCTGGAGAACAAGACCATGAACCGGGCCGAGAACGGAGGGAGGCCTCCCCACCACCCCTATGAGACCAAAG ACGCGTCCGAATACAGCTGCCGCGAGCTGCACTTCACCCGCTACGTGACCGACGGGCCCTGCCGCAGCGCCAAGCCAGTCACCGAGCTGGTGTGCTCCGGCCAGTGCGGCCCGGCGCGCCTGCTGCCCAACGCGATCAGCCGGGGCAAGTGGTGGCGCCCGAACGGGCCCGACTTCCGCTGCATCCCCGACCGCTACCGCGCGCAGCGGGTGCAGCTGCTGTGTCCCGGCGGCGCGGCGCCCCGCGCGCGCAAGGTGCGCCTGGTGGCCTCGTGCAAGTGCAAGCGCCTCACCCGCTCCCACAACCAGTCGGAGCTCAAGGACTTCGGGCCGGAGGCCGCGCGGCCGCAGAAGGGCCGGAAGCTGCGGCCCCGCGCCCGGGGCGCCAAAGCCAACCAGGCGGAGCTGGAGAACGCCTATTAG
- the DUSP3 gene encoding dual specificity protein phosphatase 3, which yields MSGPFELSVQDLNDLLSDGSGCYSLPSQPCNEVTPRVYVGNASVAQDIPKLQKLGITHVLNAAEGRSFMHVNTNANFYKDSGITYLGIKANDTQEFNLSVYFERAADFIDQALAQNNGRVLVHCREGYSRSPTLVIAYLMMRQKMDVKSALSIVRQNREIGPNDGFLAQLCQLNDRLVKEGKLKL from the exons ATGTCGGGCCCGTTCGAGCTCTCGGTGCAAGATCTCAACGACCTGCTCTCGGACGGCAGCGGCTGCTACAGCCTCCCGAGCCAGCCCTGCAACGAGGTCACTCCCAGGGTCTACGTGGGCAACGC GTCTGTGGCTCAAGAcatcccaaagctgcagaaaCTGGGCATCACCCACGTCCTGAATGCTGCCGAGGGCAGGTCCTTCATGCACGTCAACACCAATGCCAACTTCTACAAGGACTCTGGCATCACCTACCTGGGCATCAAAGCCAACGACACTCAGGAGTTCAACCTTAGCGTCTACTTTGAAAGGGCTGCAGACTTCATTGACCAGGCCTTGGCTCAAAACAATG GCCGTGTGCTGGTCCACTGCCGTGAAGGTTATAGCCGCTCCCCAACTCTAGTTATCGCATACCTCATGATGCGTCAGAAGATGGATGTCAAGTCTGCCCTGAGCATCGTGAGACAGAACCGTGAGATCGGCCCCAATGACGGTTTCCTGGCCCAACTCTGCCAGCTCAATGACAGACTAGTCAAGGAGGGGAAGTTGAAACTCTAG